Below is a window of Frankiaceae bacterium DNA.
CTTCCCGTGGTCGCGGGTGACGGCGATCATCGCGCGGGTGTTGTCGTCGTCGGCGCCGTCCTGGTAGCCGAAGTACGTCGTGTTGTCCGAGCCGGCGGCGACCGACGGGTCGCTCTCGCCGTTGACCTTGCTGCCGGGGATCTTGCGGATGTCCCAGGTGACGCCGTTGTCCTCGCTGACGACGATCGCCTGGTTGCTCCCGCAGCCCATGTGCGGGACGTACACCGTGCCGTCGGGCGCCACGCGCAGGTGGCCGTGGAGACCGCCGCACTCGGTGATGCTGTACATCGGCACGGCCGGGCCGAACGTCAGGCCGCCCGTGTCGCTACGCGCGCAGGAGGCGTTGGCGATGGCCTGCGCGCAGTAGTAGACGGCGGCCGGCTGCGACTCGGTGAGGGCGTTGAGCGGCGACGGGGCGAACGGGCCCGCGCCGACGGTCTGGTGGTCGACGTACGCGCCGGGGCCGCAGCCCGTGGTGGGCGTCCAGGTGCGGCCGTCGTCGTCGGTGTACGACAGCAGGGAGCAGTTGGCGGCGAGCTGCGAGACCCATGTACGGCCGCTGCGCCCGTCGGTGTAGAGGATCGGGTCGAGCGAGTTGACCGACTCGAGGATGAACGAGCGGTCCTCCCACTTGGCGTCGCCGCGGGAGTTCCACGACACGGCGAGGGTCCGCAGGCCGGACTGGTACATCGCCGTGCCGGTCTTCCAGTTGATGCCGATCGACGGCTCGCCGGAGCCGGGGTCCTCGCCGGGCTCGTGGTACGTCCGGTACGTCGGCTTGGCCGACGGGCGGCCGGCCCCCGCCTGCGGCGCGGCGACGGCGACCGTGATGACGGTCAGGGCCGCGCAGGCGAGGGCGATACGCCGCTTCGTACGAGTCACGAGGGGTCCTCCGGGGGCATCAGGGGTCTCCGCCGGGATTCGCCGCGGGGTGACGTACTCCTCCCGACCACGCCGGTGGGCTACGGTGGCGCCCTCCCGGACGA
It encodes the following:
- a CDS encoding sialidase family protein, whose protein sequence is MTRTKRRIALACAALTVITVAVAAPQAGAGRPSAKPTYRTYHEPGEDPGSGEPSIGINWKTGTAMYQSGLRTLAVSWNSRGDAKWEDRSFILESVNSLDPILYTDGRSGRTWVSQLAANCSLLSYTDDDGRTWTPTTGCGPGAYVDHQTVGAGPFAPSPLNALTESQPAAVYYCAQAIANASCARSDTGGLTFGPAVPMYSITECGGLHGHLRVAPDGTVYVPHMGCGSNQAIVVSEDNGVTWDIRKIPGSKVNGESDPSVAAGSDNTTYFGYQDGADDDNTRAMIAVTRDHGKTWSKPVDVSSRLGIKNVQFPEVIAGDGDRAAFAWLGTKTGGNDQNNAFEGEWRLYVSTTYDRGRTWTTVNATPTELVQRGCIQLTGCNHRNLLDFNDISVDKQGRVYVAWADGCPRECEKGAEWKSSWHRSVITRQSGGKGLFRAYDGKI